One Streptomyces sp. B21-105 genomic region harbors:
- a CDS encoding rhamnogalacturonan acetylesterase: MGLLTLATLVGTGAAHADAATRALPAGCSGTVPIKCHYAVSPGNYDVTVSIGGATAAETDMWVEARRLMLAATKTAAGATATYSFTVNVRQPEGQPTGQGGTGNPGLDIRFAGSSPQVSAVSVKPAAQPLVAYLAGDSTVCDQPVAPYTGWGQMIPPAVGPGASVANYADSGESSGSFLRSSALFPALLSKVKANDAVFIQFGHNDKQTSASAFRSNLTTMITQVRAKGGVPVLVTPPVRRLFDGNRLTSTALHVNGVGVNLPAEMRSVGTAQRVPVIDLTAKSKALVESLGPSASAQLFLRSSVDGVTDNTHFSQYGASQMGGLVLQSIREQRLPLAAYLR, translated from the coding sequence GTGGGTCTGCTGACTCTTGCGACGCTGGTCGGCACCGGTGCGGCGCATGCGGATGCCGCCACGCGGGCGCTGCCGGCCGGTTGTTCCGGCACTGTGCCGATCAAGTGTCACTACGCGGTCTCACCCGGCAACTACGACGTGACGGTTTCCATCGGTGGTGCCACTGCCGCCGAGACCGACATGTGGGTGGAGGCGCGGCGCCTGATGCTTGCGGCGACGAAGACGGCGGCCGGTGCCACCGCCACGTACTCGTTCACGGTCAACGTGCGGCAGCCGGAGGGGCAGCCGACCGGCCAGGGCGGCACCGGAAACCCCGGTCTGGACATCCGGTTCGCGGGGTCCAGCCCGCAGGTGTCGGCCGTCTCCGTGAAACCTGCGGCCCAGCCGCTGGTCGCCTACCTGGCCGGTGACTCGACCGTGTGCGACCAGCCCGTGGCCCCGTACACGGGATGGGGCCAGATGATCCCGCCGGCGGTGGGGCCCGGAGCCTCGGTCGCCAACTACGCGGACTCGGGGGAGAGTTCGGGCAGCTTCCTGAGGAGCTCGGCGCTCTTCCCGGCGCTGTTGTCGAAAGTCAAGGCAAACGACGCGGTGTTCATCCAGTTCGGGCACAACGACAAGCAGACCAGCGCGTCGGCCTTCCGGAGCAACCTCACCACCATGATCACGCAGGTCCGCGCGAAGGGCGGTGTCCCGGTCCTGGTGACGCCGCCGGTCCGCCGGCTGTTCGACGGCAACCGGCTCACGTCAACGGCCCTGCACGTCAACGGCGTCGGCGTGAACCTGCCCGCCGAGATGCGCTCGGTCGGGACGGCCCAGAGGGTTCCGGTGATCGATCTGACCGCCAAGAGCAAGGCGCTCGTCGAGTCCCTCGGCCCGTCCGCCTCCGCGCAGCTCTTCCTGCGCTCCTCCGTCGACGGTGTCACGGACAACACCCACTTCTCGCAGTACGGGGCGAGCCAGATGGGCGGGCTGGTGCTCCAGAGCATCCGCGAGCAGCGCCTGCCCCTGGCCGCCTACCTGCGCTGA
- a CDS encoding RICIN domain-containing protein, producing the protein MTLRRRTFLAMSAAGATGVGLSLLGAGQAPAAAGPLDTAPTTPFAVGVRRYNWTRGGRPCTTYVYYPATGAAGGSPVTDAPVANGVFPVYNFTHGFQSSPQNSLFIIRALASAGFIVPAPHFNHNFEDVRNGNTSKDVSQILTNTLALNASGPLAGHIDTGIGVGVSGHSLGGMVTHGLLTSWPDSRIVSANPQSCEDMGNPAASVSAKVLFVHGDRDSTTRYSSARQAYSEMTWPKAFLTFVGGSHTSFWSDQRFPRTVVDWARWTMYGDTAARDRLPADASGSNTRWEAQLGDSPGGPGLYTLLAQHSGKAAEINGASTAAGAQLVQRTTSSRPNQQFEFVDAGDGHVRVKALHSGLFLQPTGSATGADVVQQADTGATGQQWRVVDHGGGVISLVNRESGLAMDVWGYSTADGARIAQYTYSGNPNQRFTRRRV; encoded by the coding sequence ATGACCCTGCGACGACGGACCTTCCTCGCCATGAGCGCGGCCGGAGCGACGGGCGTGGGCCTGTCCCTGCTCGGAGCAGGACAGGCACCGGCCGCCGCCGGGCCGCTGGACACCGCGCCGACCACGCCGTTCGCGGTCGGCGTGCGCCGGTACAACTGGACCCGCGGCGGCCGCCCGTGCACCACCTACGTCTACTATCCGGCCACCGGCGCCGCCGGCGGCAGCCCGGTGACGGACGCCCCGGTCGCGAACGGCGTCTTCCCCGTCTACAACTTCACCCACGGCTTCCAGAGCAGCCCGCAGAACTCCCTGTTCATCATCCGGGCCCTGGCCTCGGCGGGCTTCATCGTCCCCGCCCCGCACTTCAACCACAACTTCGAGGACGTCAGGAACGGCAACACCTCCAAGGACGTTTCGCAGATCCTCACCAACACCCTCGCGCTCAACGCGAGCGGACCGCTGGCCGGGCACATCGACACCGGCATCGGCGTCGGCGTCTCGGGCCACTCCCTGGGCGGCATGGTCACCCACGGTCTGCTGACCTCCTGGCCCGACAGCCGGATCGTCTCCGCCAACCCGCAGTCCTGTGAGGACATGGGCAACCCCGCCGCCTCGGTCTCCGCCAAGGTCCTGTTCGTCCACGGCGACCGGGACTCGACCACGCGGTACTCCTCGGCCCGGCAGGCATACTCGGAGATGACCTGGCCCAAGGCGTTCCTCACCTTCGTCGGCGGCAGCCACACCAGCTTCTGGAGCGACCAGCGCTTCCCGAGGACCGTCGTCGACTGGGCCCGCTGGACCATGTACGGCGACACCGCCGCACGGGACCGCCTCCCCGCTGACGCGTCCGGGTCCAACACCAGGTGGGAAGCCCAGTTGGGCGACTCCCCCGGTGGCCCGGGCCTCTACACCCTGCTGGCCCAGCACAGCGGCAAGGCCGCCGAGATCAACGGGGCCTCCACCGCCGCCGGCGCACAACTCGTCCAGCGGACCACCAGCAGTCGCCCCAACCAGCAGTTCGAGTTCGTCGACGCCGGTGACGGGCACGTCCGCGTCAAGGCACTGCACAGTGGCCTGTTCCTCCAGCCCACGGGCAGCGCGACCGGCGCGGATGTCGTCCAGCAGGCCGACACCGGCGCCACCGGCCAGCAGTGGCGCGTGGTCGATCACGGTGGTGGCGTGATCAGCCTCGTGAACCGGGAGTCCGGCCTGGCCATGGATGTCTGGGGGTACTCCACCGCCGACGGCGCCCGCATCGCCCAGTACACCTACAGCGGCAACCCCAACCAGCGCTTCACCCGCCGCCGCGTCTGA
- a CDS encoding right-handed parallel beta-helix repeat-containing protein — translation MRTAKFDTPALLLSVVMSSSVAMTPGSASASTAAAGNTYYVAPNGNDGAAGTQAAPWASIARAQAVAKSGDTVYFRGGTYAYTRANSACSSQTAKVDAITLNKSGSSGNPIRYWAQPGEKPVFDFSRMTDNCRIKGFDVTGSWIHLKGLEVRGVPQNNNRNAESWGIWVSGSNDVFEQINTHHHMGTGLFISGGGGNLVLNSDAHDNYDLRSNDGPGENADGFGSHYTPAGRAANVFRGCRAWWNADDGFDLISTYSPVIIENSWAWRNGYVPGTTTPSGNGAGFKSGGYGGDYEANAPKHTVRYSVAFLNKAAGFYANHHPVANDFFNNTGYGNHPNFNMLGIDSRGAAVGRGTLRNNIAYTGTATSNMSGTSAAYNTWNLGVPLSDSQFHSVSTSGWDAPRQTDGNLPVLPHLRLAANSALIDKGTDVGLPFSGSAPDLGAFENDGR, via the coding sequence GTGAGAACCGCGAAGTTCGACACCCCTGCCCTCCTGCTCTCGGTGGTCATGTCGAGTTCCGTCGCCATGACCCCCGGCTCGGCGTCCGCGAGCACCGCGGCGGCCGGAAACACCTACTACGTCGCCCCGAACGGAAACGACGGAGCAGCAGGTACGCAGGCCGCTCCGTGGGCATCGATCGCCCGTGCACAGGCCGTCGCCAAGTCAGGCGACACGGTCTACTTCCGGGGCGGCACCTACGCCTACACCCGCGCGAACAGCGCCTGTTCGAGCCAGACCGCCAAGGTCGATGCGATCACCCTCAACAAGAGCGGCAGCTCGGGCAACCCGATCCGGTACTGGGCCCAGCCGGGCGAGAAACCGGTCTTCGACTTCTCGCGGATGACGGACAACTGCCGCATCAAGGGCTTCGACGTCACCGGCAGCTGGATCCACCTCAAAGGGCTGGAAGTCAGGGGCGTTCCCCAGAACAACAACCGCAACGCCGAGTCCTGGGGGATCTGGGTCTCCGGCAGCAACGACGTCTTCGAGCAGATCAACACGCACCACCACATGGGTACCGGCCTGTTCATCAGCGGCGGGGGCGGCAACCTCGTCCTCAACTCGGACGCGCACGACAACTACGACCTGCGCAGCAACGACGGTCCCGGCGAGAACGCCGACGGGTTCGGTTCGCACTACACGCCGGCCGGCCGCGCCGCGAACGTGTTCCGGGGTTGCCGCGCGTGGTGGAACGCCGATGACGGGTTCGACCTCATCTCCACCTACTCGCCCGTGATCATCGAGAACTCGTGGGCCTGGCGCAACGGGTACGTGCCGGGGACGACGACGCCCTCCGGCAACGGAGCCGGCTTCAAGTCCGGCGGTTACGGGGGCGACTACGAGGCCAACGCGCCGAAGCACACCGTCCGCTACTCGGTGGCGTTCCTCAACAAGGCGGCCGGCTTCTACGCCAACCACCACCCGGTGGCCAACGACTTCTTCAACAACACCGGCTACGGGAACCACCCCAACTTCAACATGCTGGGAATCGACTCGCGCGGCGCCGCCGTCGGCCGGGGCACCCTGCGCAACAACATCGCCTACACCGGAACGGCGACGTCGAACATGAGCGGCACCAGCGCCGCGTACAACACCTGGAACCTCGGCGTCCCCCTGTCGGACTCCCAGTTCCACAGTGTGTCGACGTCCGGCTGGGACGCGCCCCGCCAGACCGACGGGAACCTGCCCGTGCTGCCCCACCTCCGTCTCGCGGCGAACAGTGCCCTGATCGACAAGGGCACCGACGTGGGACTGCCCTTCAGCGGAAGTGCGCCGGATCTCGGCGCCTTTGAGAATGACGGAAGGTGA
- the folD gene encoding bifunctional methylenetetrahydrofolate dehydrogenase/methenyltetrahydrofolate cyclohydrolase FolD, with product MTAQLIDGTTVARQVRSDVASGVAALVDAGGNAPGLATVLIGDDPASEVYVRNKRRACTAAGMTDLHRHLPAETTQDDAAALIDELAADPAVSGILLQLPTPAHLDAAALLARIPAHKDVDGLTTVNAGLLAQGSPGLRPCTPSGVMALLDAHRIPLEGAEAVVVGRSTLVGKPMGQLLLERNATVTICHSRTRDLAAVCRRADVLVVAAGVPGLIGIDAVKPGATVIDVGIHRSKAGLRGDVDTDAVVGTAAFVTPVPGGVGPMTIAMLLANTLIAARAQQADRCGHPGVSSLRGRRADVLGDGVGTTP from the coding sequence GTGACCGCGCAGCTCATCGACGGCACCACCGTTGCCCGGCAGGTCCGTTCCGACGTCGCCTCCGGCGTCGCCGCACTCGTGGACGCCGGGGGGAACGCGCCCGGCCTGGCCACCGTCCTCATAGGCGACGACCCGGCGAGCGAGGTGTACGTCCGGAACAAGCGCCGCGCCTGCACCGCGGCCGGCATGACCGACCTGCACCGGCATCTTCCAGCCGAGACAACTCAGGATGACGCTGCTGCGCTCATCGACGAACTGGCGGCCGACCCTGCGGTCTCAGGGATCCTCCTGCAGCTGCCCACACCGGCCCACCTGGACGCCGCCGCCCTGCTCGCGCGCATCCCGGCGCACAAGGACGTCGACGGCCTGACCACCGTGAACGCCGGACTGCTCGCCCAGGGCAGCCCCGGCCTGCGGCCCTGCACTCCCTCTGGGGTGATGGCCCTGCTCGACGCCCACCGGATTCCTCTCGAGGGGGCCGAAGCCGTCGTCGTCGGCCGCAGCACCTTGGTCGGGAAGCCGATGGGCCAGCTGCTCCTGGAGAGGAACGCGACCGTCACGATCTGCCACTCCCGCACCCGCGACCTGGCCGCCGTGTGCCGTCGCGCCGACGTCCTGGTGGTGGCGGCCGGCGTCCCGGGTCTCATCGGCATCGACGCTGTCAAGCCCGGCGCCACCGTGATCGACGTCGGTATCCACCGCTCCAAGGCGGGTCTGCGCGGGGACGTGGACACCGACGCCGTCGTCGGCACCGCGGCCTTCGTCACTCCCGTCCCCGGCGGCGTGGGCCCGATGACCATCGCCATGCTCCTGGCCAACACACTCATTGCCGCGCGAGCACAGCAGGCGGATCGGTGTGGCCATCCTGGGGTCAGCTCCCTGCGCGGCCGGCGAGCGGACGTCCTCGGCGACGGCGTCGGCACGACGCCGTGA
- the purU gene encoding formyltetrahydrofolate deformylase, producing MSAPTTSAPTASAPTTSTGSTSREGGIPEDRADHGRLLIQCPDRPGVVSAVSTFLAEAGANITSLDQFSTTAVGGTFFQRTGFHLPGLSAARDELDRAFETGVAQRWGMTHRLTEAARPKRVAIMVSKTDHCVLDLLWRHRRGQLDMNVVMVVSNHPDLADEVRPFGVPYIHVPATRDNRAEAESRILDLLRGNVDLVVLARYMQIITPSFLEAVGCPLINIHHSFLPAFIGAGPYQKAKDRGVKLVGATAHYVTADLDEGPIIDQDVVRVDHRHTTADLVRLGADVERAVLSRAVRAHLEDRLAIHGNSTIVF from the coding sequence ATGTCCGCACCCACTACGTCTGCACCCACCGCGTCCGCGCCCACCACGTCCACGGGGAGCACTTCGCGTGAGGGTGGTATCCCCGAGGACCGAGCCGACCACGGGCGTCTGCTGATCCAGTGCCCCGACCGGCCGGGCGTGGTCTCGGCAGTGAGCACGTTCCTCGCCGAGGCCGGTGCGAACATCACGAGCCTGGACCAGTTCTCGACGACCGCGGTCGGCGGCACCTTCTTCCAGCGCACCGGGTTCCACCTGCCCGGCCTGTCCGCGGCCCGGGACGAATTGGACCGTGCATTCGAAACCGGCGTCGCTCAGCGCTGGGGCATGACTCACCGCCTCACCGAGGCCGCCCGGCCCAAACGGGTGGCCATCATGGTGTCCAAGACCGACCACTGCGTGCTCGACCTGCTCTGGCGTCACCGTCGCGGCCAACTGGACATGAATGTGGTCATGGTGGTGTCCAACCACCCCGACCTCGCCGACGAGGTCCGGCCCTTCGGGGTGCCCTACATCCACGTCCCCGCCACCCGGGACAACCGCGCCGAGGCCGAGAGCCGCATCCTCGACCTGCTGCGCGGCAACGTCGACCTCGTCGTGCTGGCGCGGTACATGCAGATCATCACGCCCTCCTTCCTCGAAGCGGTCGGCTGTCCGCTGATCAACATCCACCACAGCTTCCTGCCCGCCTTCATCGGGGCCGGCCCGTACCAGAAGGCCAAGGACCGCGGCGTGAAGCTGGTCGGTGCGACCGCCCACTACGTCACCGCCGATCTGGACGAGGGCCCGATCATCGACCAGGACGTCGTCCGGGTCGACCACCGGCACACCACCGCCGACCTCGTACGCCTCGGCGCCGATGTCGAGCGCGCCGTTCTCTCGCGCGCCGTGCGCGCGCACCTGGAGGACCGGCTCGCCATCCACGGCAACTCCACCATCGTCTTCTGA
- a CDS encoding SGNH/GDSL hydrolase family protein, which translates to MRNLRILITTALVIALSSVGVSAASAADPVATNCASASHAQAAPAPAARTVAAPVTVWLAGDSTMANPSSGRCPVGWGSQFDALFSSDVTVKNQAVGGRSIQTWLYEGNVSSTKGSDGECRLTSTSYSSRWQAMLNASTGMKAGDYLFIQFGINDSSSSCPRHVGRARYQQLMTMMAQAALARGAHPVLLTPVAAITCSGGTATKNRGFVAETFAAGSATRAPVVDLQTLSVSLYNSLRFCPNNGDYGGNGPLGTFFCNDHTHFDTYGAQRIAGLVAGDVRRQNLPLAAYLR; encoded by the coding sequence TTGAGGAACTTACGGATTCTCATCACGACCGCGCTCGTGATCGCCTTGTCGAGCGTCGGTGTCAGCGCCGCATCCGCGGCGGACCCCGTCGCCACGAACTGCGCCAGCGCCTCCCATGCCCAGGCGGCCCCGGCCCCGGCCGCACGGACGGTCGCCGCACCGGTCACCGTGTGGCTGGCCGGCGACTCCACCATGGCCAATCCGAGTTCCGGCCGTTGTCCGGTCGGCTGGGGCAGCCAGTTCGACGCCCTGTTCAGCAGTGACGTGACCGTCAAGAACCAAGCCGTGGGCGGCCGGAGCATCCAGACCTGGCTGTACGAGGGGAACGTGAGCAGCACCAAGGGATCGGACGGTGAGTGCCGCCTCACGTCCACCTCGTACTCGTCCCGCTGGCAGGCGATGCTGAACGCCAGCACCGGAATGAAGGCCGGTGACTACCTGTTCATCCAGTTCGGCATCAACGACTCCTCCTCGAGCTGCCCCCGGCACGTCGGCCGGGCCCGGTACCAACAGCTGATGACCATGATGGCGCAGGCCGCCCTGGCCCGGGGCGCGCACCCGGTGCTGCTCACCCCGGTGGCCGCCATCACCTGCTCCGGCGGCACAGCGACCAAGAACCGCGGCTTCGTGGCCGAGACCTTCGCCGCCGGATCCGCCACCAGGGCCCCCGTCGTCGACCTGCAGACGCTCAGTGTCTCGCTCTACAACAGCCTGCGCTTCTGCCCTAACAACGGCGACTACGGAGGCAACGGTCCCCTGGGCACCTTCTTCTGCAACGACCACACGCACTTCGACACCTACGGCGCCCAGCGGATCGCAGGGCTCGTCGCCGGTGACGTGCGCCGCCAGAACCTCCCGCTCGCCGCGTATCTCAGGTAG
- a CDS encoding family 43 glycosylhydrolase, with product MTEGDLLRQGSRVISKYWKLAAATLLSVALAAPLSASTAAAETPATQRQATELQDQGAAAGRVVDRGLEYLVSDYQTRTPTKYTADSWKPFAKALTAAAEVADDTSATTSDVADAKTALMTAAADLKAADEGTFQTITNNTFWNDTSGNPIYSQGGGVFKFGDTYYWYGVHYTGAELYRANPTRKYDGNVSFASIPVYSSKDLVNWKFENRVATRSTRIQNGATLGQAGWVGRLGVSYNENTGKYVLATQAYVGGGHGVLFLQGDSPTDTFDYGYFQTQITNSPTTGTGDQTVFTDDDGKDYLIFSNREGRSRGFVAKFRESDSLRIEPAVQIRSGAGREGNAMFKVDGKYYHAASDLHGWNTSVNYVNESTSSNVQGSYSSEYVLAGTEMDYSHVTQTGFFVTVKGTKQNTVLYAGDRWADFAWNGIGYNQWTPITKTGARPQFHSVSQWQFNATTGEWRVGPANNYILNPDIQADRVIVSSVRGWRNLGGSVTNVNGGVNGSRFALQVSNSGGVEQRVESVPAGTYTLSLHARGSAGQVVINGANGSQRTLSVPSSSGWAKRELTGIELPGGAATVTVRASGSGGVTVDQLSLVKTSAGTPAPPGRYEAETAPAQCQGTIDSNQAGYSGSGFCNGNAAAGAFAEFTVNSATARTATLGIRFANGATTGARPANLVVNGATAGAHSFESTGAWTTWTTKTVTVPLNAGSNTVRLDPTTTAGLPNVDCLDVG from the coding sequence ATGACGGAAGGTGACCTCTTGAGGCAAGGATCGCGTGTCATCTCCAAGTACTGGAAGTTGGCCGCCGCCACCCTGTTGTCCGTGGCGTTGGCGGCGCCGCTCTCGGCGAGCACCGCCGCGGCGGAGACACCTGCAACGCAGAGACAGGCAACGGAGCTCCAGGACCAGGGGGCGGCTGCTGGACGGGTGGTGGATCGCGGCCTCGAGTACCTGGTGTCCGACTACCAGACGCGCACTCCGACGAAGTACACGGCTGACTCCTGGAAGCCCTTCGCCAAGGCGTTGACCGCCGCGGCCGAGGTCGCCGACGACACTTCGGCCACCACGTCGGACGTCGCCGACGCGAAGACGGCACTGATGACCGCCGCCGCCGACCTGAAGGCCGCCGACGAGGGCACGTTCCAGACCATCACGAACAACACCTTCTGGAACGACACCAGCGGCAACCCCATCTATTCGCAGGGCGGTGGCGTCTTCAAGTTCGGTGACACCTACTACTGGTACGGCGTGCACTACACCGGCGCCGAGCTCTACCGGGCCAATCCGACGAGGAAGTACGACGGGAACGTCAGCTTCGCCTCGATCCCCGTGTACTCGTCCAAGGACCTGGTGAACTGGAAGTTCGAGAACCGGGTCGCGACGCGCTCGACCAGGATCCAGAACGGCGCCACCCTCGGTCAGGCAGGGTGGGTCGGGCGCCTCGGGGTCTCGTACAACGAGAACACCGGCAAGTACGTGCTCGCCACCCAGGCCTACGTCGGAGGCGGGCACGGTGTCCTGTTCCTCCAGGGCGACTCACCCACCGACACCTTCGACTACGGCTACTTCCAGACCCAGATCACCAACTCGCCCACGACCGGCACCGGAGACCAGACCGTCTTCACCGACGACGACGGCAAGGACTACCTGATCTTCTCCAACCGCGAAGGACGGTCGCGCGGCTTCGTGGCCAAGTTCCGGGAGTCCGACTCGCTGCGGATCGAGCCAGCCGTGCAGATCCGCAGCGGCGCCGGGCGCGAGGGCAACGCCATGTTCAAGGTCGACGGCAAGTACTACCACGCGGCGTCGGACCTGCACGGCTGGAACACCTCTGTCAACTACGTCAATGAGTCGACCAGCAGCAACGTCCAGGGCTCCTACAGCAGCGAGTACGTCCTTGCCGGCACCGAGATGGACTACAGCCACGTGACCCAGACCGGGTTCTTCGTGACGGTCAAGGGCACCAAGCAGAACACGGTGCTCTACGCCGGCGACCGCTGGGCCGACTTCGCCTGGAACGGCATCGGGTACAACCAGTGGACGCCGATCACCAAGACCGGCGCACGGCCGCAGTTCCACTCGGTGAGTCAGTGGCAGTTCAACGCCACGACCGGGGAGTGGCGCGTCGGGCCGGCGAACAACTACATCCTCAACCCCGACATCCAGGCCGACCGCGTCATCGTCTCCAGCGTACGGGGATGGCGGAACCTCGGTGGTTCGGTGACCAACGTCAACGGTGGTGTGAACGGGTCTCGCTTCGCCCTCCAGGTGAGCAACAGCGGCGGCGTCGAGCAGCGGGTCGAGTCGGTGCCCGCAGGCACCTACACCCTGTCCCTGCACGCTCGGGGCAGCGCCGGACAGGTCGTGATCAACGGCGCCAACGGCAGCCAACGCACCCTCAGCGTCCCGTCGTCGAGCGGCTGGGCCAAGCGCGAGCTCACCGGCATCGAGCTGCCCGGCGGGGCCGCCACCGTCACCGTGCGGGCGTCGGGTTCGGGCGGCGTCACCGTCGACCAGCTCTCCCTCGTCAAGACCTCGGCCGGCACACCAGCACCTCCGGGGCGTTACGAGGCAGAGACCGCTCCGGCACAGTGCCAGGGCACGATCGACTCGAACCAAGCGGGCTATTCCGGTAGCGGGTTCTGCAACGGCAATGCCGCCGCGGGGGCCTTCGCGGAGTTCACCGTGAACTCCGCGACCGCCCGTACGGCGACGCTGGGGATCCGGTTCGCCAATGGCGCCACCACCGGTGCGAGGCCGGCGAACCTCGTCGTCAACGGAGCCACGGCAGGGGCGCATTCGTTCGAGTCCACCGGTGCGTGGACGACGTGGACGACCAAGACCGTGACGGTCCCGCTGAACGCCGGCAGCAACACCGTCCGGCTGGATCCGACCACGACAGCAGGACTGCCCAACGTCGACTGCCTCGATGTCGGCTGA
- a CDS encoding glycosyl hydrolase 53 family protein — protein MSRTRLPRAIAVTTTLVTMVSANLLMVPEPAHATFGTADTKPIESNIAAKPWASATAATGSSNARLAIDGDPATSWRPDRAGARQWLTVDLGGTYDNLRKVKVLFPDRGVAHQYVVEASPDGRRWKAIADRSHDRAASRGEVHLFTRPGTRFVRLTFTGGPGRARAGVSELQVFNYLRDDLTLGADLSWMDDVHDQQYWVDPLADNRGAGPHLLDVAKDRGIEYSRLRIFNEPRSESTGQPTPVPRQGPERSLASAKRIKQRGMGLGIDFHYADSWADPSKQPKPRAWAELEFADLSQTVYDFTADYLKRLIRQGTTPEKVAVGNEIINGFMYGSEAAHIGTTNPPYFVDQADIYQSQPGGGLLWKYWRSTDPVEQQLYDQSWDRFTTLAAAGIRAVRDASPTSKVEIHVIVDKDKLAKTMEFWHQFLTRVKTKGQNPDVLAISYYPEWHGTPEALDLNLNTMAAACPGYEIDIAETAYPASGGDGSPLPNSPYPRTVQGQADAIRRVFQAANDVVDNRGSGALVWEPAGYQPMFRAVPGLANTWEPHASIDVFNASRAKHILQDTVHTATVVGAVPKLPSSVRMLTTANNKITNVPVRWQPLPPGATDRPGEVTVTGTTGTGPVTAVIDVMPGHGEHDVTTS, from the coding sequence ATGAGCAGAACGCGTCTCCCCCGCGCCATCGCGGTCACGACGACGTTGGTCACCATGGTGTCCGCGAATCTACTCATGGTGCCCGAGCCGGCCCACGCGACCTTCGGAACCGCGGACACCAAGCCGATCGAGAGCAATATCGCCGCCAAGCCCTGGGCCTCGGCGACGGCTGCCACCGGCTCGTCCAACGCCCGTCTGGCCATCGACGGCGACCCGGCGACGTCCTGGCGCCCGGATCGTGCCGGCGCACGGCAGTGGCTCACCGTCGACCTCGGTGGAACCTACGACAACCTGCGTAAGGTCAAGGTGCTCTTCCCGGACCGCGGCGTGGCCCACCAGTACGTCGTCGAGGCTTCACCCGACGGTCGCCGGTGGAAGGCCATCGCCGACAGATCCCACGACCGAGCCGCGTCGCGAGGGGAAGTACACCTGTTCACCCGGCCGGGAACGCGCTTCGTCCGGCTGACGTTCACCGGTGGGCCAGGCCGGGCCCGGGCAGGTGTCAGCGAGCTCCAGGTCTTCAACTACCTGCGCGACGACCTCACCCTCGGCGCCGATCTGTCCTGGATGGACGACGTCCATGACCAGCAGTACTGGGTCGATCCCCTGGCCGACAACCGTGGCGCCGGGCCACACCTGCTCGACGTGGCCAAGGACCGTGGCATCGAGTACAGCCGGCTGCGGATATTCAACGAGCCGCGCAGCGAGAGCACCGGCCAACCGACGCCCGTACCGCGCCAGGGCCCGGAGCGCTCACTGGCCTCAGCCAAGCGGATCAAGCAGCGGGGCATGGGCCTGGGGATCGACTTCCACTACGCGGACTCATGGGCGGACCCGAGCAAGCAACCAAAACCACGCGCCTGGGCCGAGCTGGAGTTCGCGGACCTGTCCCAGACGGTGTACGACTTCACCGCCGACTATCTGAAGCGGTTGATCCGGCAGGGCACCACGCCGGAGAAGGTGGCCGTCGGCAACGAGATCATCAATGGCTTCATGTACGGCAGCGAGGCGGCCCACATCGGCACGACGAATCCGCCGTATTTCGTCGACCAGGCCGACATCTACCAGTCACAGCCCGGCGGTGGCCTGCTGTGGAAGTACTGGCGGTCGACCGACCCGGTGGAGCAGCAGCTCTACGACCAGTCGTGGGACCGGTTCACCACCCTGGCCGCGGCCGGGATCAGAGCCGTCCGTGACGCGTCACCGACATCCAAGGTCGAGATACACGTGATCGTCGACAAGGACAAGCTCGCCAAAACCATGGAGTTCTGGCACCAGTTCCTCACCCGGGTGAAGACAAAGGGCCAGAACCCCGATGTGCTGGCCATCTCGTACTACCCGGAATGGCACGGTACGCCCGAGGCGCTGGATCTCAACCTGAACACCATGGCCGCCGCCTGCCCCGGCTACGAGATCGACATCGCCGAAACCGCCTACCCCGCTTCGGGCGGCGACGGCTCGCCGTTGCCCAACTCGCCGTACCCGCGAACCGTTCAGGGTCAGGCGGACGCGATCCGGAGGGTGTTCCAGGCCGCCAACGACGTGGTCGACAACCGAGGTTCAGGGGCACTGGTGTGGGAGCCGGCCGGTTACCAGCCGATGTTCCGGGCCGTGCCCGGACTGGCGAACACGTGGGAGCCGCACGCGTCCATCGACGTCTTCAACGCCAGCCGCGCCAAGCACATCCTCCAGGACACCGTCCACACCGCCACCGTGGTGGGAGCCGTCCCGAAGCTGCCCTCCTCCGTCCGCATGCTCACCACCGCCAACAACAAGATCACCAATGTCCCCGTCCGCTGGCAGCCTTTGCCACCCGGCGCGACTGACAGGCCCGGTGAGGTGACAGTCACCGGGACGACCGGCACAGGACCGGTCACGGCGGTCATCGATGTCATGCCCGGACACGGCGAACACGACGTGACCACCTCATAG